The proteins below come from a single Pseudarthrobacter sp. SSS035 genomic window:
- a CDS encoding LLM class flavin-dependent oxidoreductase, with the protein MTDVILQVYPTMGDTDDMERLRPIGRNVEAYTRMLEGLVELAKAADELGYWGLTHVEHHLHSEGLELSPSPLMLNIYLGQHTKQIRHGQLGLVLPTHDPIRLAEEIAIADHMLQGRLFVGMARGYQARWQNIIGQTFNVESTASDQSTADQRNRLLFTEHYKIMKMAWTEELLRYDGPTYQVPFPFSGIKNWPPTHTTTLPYGAPGEVDEDGTIHAVSVSPKPFTSPHPQLFQAFGASPGTLRWCGEENVTPTILAGPMESVDHLVRMYQEGAASRGRDVPWGKEIGLCRSIHIVNDKSELYEAVDKYEAPVWRGWYQQFGFMEGARYPGEQGPVPKPGEHLADRLINSGLLIGGTVDDVKRQIEELLNHIPLDYLVWLFHWGLIPRDEGLRSLELFATEIMPEFGMTSSSLEGVTAL; encoded by the coding sequence ATGACGGATGTAATCCTGCAGGTCTACCCCACTATGGGTGACACTGACGACATGGAACGGTTACGGCCCATCGGCCGCAACGTCGAGGCGTATACCAGAATGCTCGAGGGACTCGTGGAGCTGGCGAAGGCCGCCGACGAACTCGGGTACTGGGGCCTCACACATGTCGAACACCACCTGCACTCGGAGGGATTGGAGCTCTCTCCGTCTCCTCTGATGCTCAACATCTATCTGGGCCAACACACCAAACAGATTAGGCACGGGCAACTGGGACTTGTGCTGCCGACCCACGACCCGATCCGGCTGGCCGAAGAGATCGCGATTGCCGACCATATGCTTCAGGGGCGGCTGTTTGTGGGCATGGCGCGCGGATACCAGGCCCGGTGGCAGAACATCATCGGCCAGACATTCAACGTGGAATCCACGGCATCGGACCAGTCGACGGCTGACCAGCGAAACCGGTTGCTGTTCACCGAACACTACAAGATCATGAAAATGGCCTGGACCGAAGAGCTCCTCAGGTACGACGGCCCCACCTATCAGGTGCCCTTCCCCTTCAGCGGGATCAAGAACTGGCCCCCCACACACACCACCACCCTGCCGTACGGGGCACCGGGTGAAGTGGACGAGGACGGGACCATCCACGCTGTCTCCGTGAGCCCGAAGCCGTTCACGTCACCGCATCCCCAGCTCTTCCAGGCGTTCGGGGCCAGCCCTGGAACTTTGCGCTGGTGCGGGGAAGAGAACGTCACACCAACGATCCTCGCCGGTCCGATGGAGTCCGTTGACCACCTTGTGCGCATGTATCAGGAAGGCGCAGCATCCCGCGGCCGGGACGTGCCCTGGGGCAAGGAGATCGGTCTTTGCCGGTCCATCCACATCGTCAACGACAAATCCGAACTGTACGAAGCCGTCGACAAGTACGAGGCGCCCGTGTGGAGGGGGTGGTACCAACAGTTCGGCTTCATGGAAGGTGCCCGGTACCCCGGCGAGCAGGGCCCGGTCCCCAAGCCTGGCGAGCACCTCGCCGACCGGTTGATCAACAGCGGATTGTTGATCGGCGGGACAGTAGACGACGTCAAGCGCCAGATCGAAGAACTTCTCAATCACATTCCGCTTGACTACCTCGTCTGGCTTTTCCACTGGGGACTGATCCCCCGCGACGAGGGCCTGCGCAGCCTGGAAC
- a CDS encoding flavin reductase, producing the protein MSELRIRTPIDSRRFRDVLGQYPTGVSVVTAAQADGTAVGLAVGSFTSVSLDPPLVAFLADRGSTSWPKIQATGAFCANVLAADQQHVCRSFASKAPDKFADLGWSAAGSGSPILDGAVAWIDCDIQTVHEAGDHFIVIGEVRELQVANPTLPLLFFRGGYGSFAPSSSMAVEGDLLGHLRMVDTIRPWMDDIARDLDVECNAAVVVGGEFIYIARAGHSAPGEAPTRVGRRLPFRPPVGSAFVAWSTDSAADSWLGRLGDKVAAEEREAWMQAMRRVRQRGYSVGLGHHAHDALWARLISLSDPQAGPDQDMERIIDALLVGYEQRDFAPDKTYDVRTISAPVFGPDGETVFQFTLYGLPRHCDAETIQRFAARLMAGANGASQALKEGGPLP; encoded by the coding sequence ATGTCTGAACTCCGGATCCGTACTCCCATCGACTCCCGTCGGTTCCGGGATGTACTGGGCCAGTACCCCACGGGTGTGAGTGTCGTCACGGCTGCGCAGGCGGACGGAACGGCGGTCGGGCTCGCGGTGGGCTCATTCACATCTGTTTCCTTGGATCCCCCGCTGGTAGCGTTCCTCGCCGATCGTGGATCAACCAGCTGGCCCAAGATCCAGGCCACCGGGGCCTTCTGCGCGAACGTGCTGGCCGCTGACCAACAGCATGTCTGCCGTTCCTTCGCCTCGAAGGCTCCGGACAAGTTTGCCGATCTCGGGTGGTCCGCCGCCGGGTCAGGATCACCGATCCTGGACGGTGCCGTTGCGTGGATCGATTGTGACATCCAGACAGTGCACGAGGCCGGCGACCATTTCATAGTGATCGGCGAGGTACGCGAGCTTCAAGTGGCCAATCCTACGCTGCCGCTGTTGTTCTTTCGCGGCGGGTACGGCAGCTTCGCGCCCTCATCGTCCATGGCAGTTGAGGGCGATCTCCTCGGACATCTGCGCATGGTGGATACGATCCGGCCCTGGATGGATGACATCGCCCGGGACCTTGACGTCGAGTGCAACGCTGCGGTCGTTGTCGGGGGGGAGTTCATCTATATCGCCCGGGCCGGCCACTCTGCGCCCGGTGAGGCGCCCACGCGTGTGGGCCGGCGGTTGCCGTTCCGTCCACCGGTGGGTTCAGCTTTTGTGGCATGGAGCACCGACTCGGCCGCAGACTCATGGTTGGGCCGGCTGGGCGACAAGGTCGCCGCCGAGGAGCGGGAGGCATGGATGCAAGCCATGCGGCGAGTGCGTCAGCGGGGCTATTCCGTCGGCCTGGGCCATCACGCGCACGACGCCCTGTGGGCCCGGCTCATCAGTCTCTCCGATCCACAGGCTGGGCCGGATCAGGACATGGAACGCATCATCGATGCTCTGCTGGTCGGATACGAACAACGAGATTTCGCACCCGACAAAACCTACGACGTGCGCACCATCTCGGCCCCCGTTTTCGGCCCCGACGGGGAAACTGTCTTCCAGTTCACGCTTTACGGTTTGCCCCGGCACTGCGACGCCGAAACCATTCAGCGGTTCGCTGCACGGCTGATGGCCGGGGCCAACGGCGCTTCACAGGCCTTGAAGGAAGGTGGCCCCTTGCCATAA
- a CDS encoding VOC family protein, whose protein sequence is MTNEFTLRGVMLPVEDLDTALHFYSDTLGWTLRFRDGDRYASLDAGVTTIALAAPVEQPVEGRPALPVKVRDVARAVAALSDAGVDILLAPVNGPDEVRAAVRDTAGNIISLYAPLEAAAVSGGLDV, encoded by the coding sequence ATGACAAACGAATTCACCCTCCGGGGAGTGATGCTCCCTGTAGAGGACCTCGACACGGCCCTTCACTTTTACAGCGACACCCTGGGCTGGACCCTCCGGTTCCGCGACGGTGACCGCTATGCCTCCCTGGACGCCGGCGTGACAACTATCGCCTTGGCCGCACCGGTAGAGCAGCCTGTCGAAGGCAGGCCGGCACTTCCGGTCAAGGTCCGGGATGTTGCGCGTGCGGTTGCGGCGCTCTCGGATGCGGGTGTCGACATCCTGCTCGCCCCCGTCAACGGACCGGACGAGGTGCGGGCCGCGGTACGGGATACCGCCGGCAATATCATCAGCCTGTACGCGCCGCTCGAAGCTGCTGCTGTCAGCGGAGGCCTCGATGTCTGA
- a CDS encoding AraC family transcriptional regulator, producing the protein MNDATPNFYGSGSLLRTTDLDKAAEFVQNVYVPHKLNALSDGPLRFELSSFASARMTCGRLSFGAPVELVVPPMSTAYHVNLPIRGSATVRESSEEVVSRPGGTGVILDPDRPHTVVWDETAVLYAVKVMRSALEAHAGALLGRAVYEPVKFQLGFDVADPAGRGLVSAVRYLRKEMGREGGVGSSPILRGQLESYVITQLLMAIPNNLTSMLVEPARLPKRRHMSRVVDYVAAHPRSPLTLPELAAVAGISARALQEGFQEEFGVSPLTYVRNIRLEHAHAELQEAEGDSVTEVATRWGFTHLSRFSEHYKRRFGVLPSATLTKSNNGTVPADETQLRRLTHLE; encoded by the coding sequence ATGAACGATGCCACCCCGAACTTCTATGGGAGCGGCTCGCTCCTGCGGACCACCGACTTGGACAAGGCTGCGGAATTCGTACAGAACGTCTACGTTCCTCATAAACTCAACGCTCTGTCTGATGGGCCGTTGCGTTTTGAATTGAGTTCGTTTGCGTCAGCCCGGATGACGTGCGGGCGGCTGAGCTTCGGGGCTCCGGTCGAACTTGTCGTGCCGCCGATGTCCACGGCATACCACGTAAACCTCCCGATCCGCGGATCCGCCACAGTACGGGAGTCCTCGGAGGAAGTCGTGAGCAGGCCAGGCGGAACAGGCGTCATCCTTGACCCGGATCGCCCGCATACCGTGGTGTGGGATGAAACTGCTGTCCTGTATGCGGTCAAGGTGATGCGGTCTGCCTTGGAAGCTCATGCTGGAGCATTGCTTGGACGGGCCGTCTATGAGCCAGTGAAGTTTCAGCTCGGTTTTGACGTGGCGGACCCTGCCGGTCGCGGACTTGTCTCGGCCGTCCGGTACCTGCGCAAGGAGATGGGGCGGGAGGGCGGGGTCGGTAGCAGCCCGATTCTTCGTGGGCAGCTGGAGTCCTACGTTATTACGCAGTTGCTGATGGCGATTCCAAACAACCTCACCTCCATGCTCGTTGAGCCTGCACGCCTTCCGAAGCGGCGTCACATGTCCCGCGTGGTGGACTACGTTGCGGCCCATCCACGGTCGCCTCTCACCCTGCCTGAACTGGCAGCAGTCGCCGGGATCAGTGCGCGAGCCCTCCAGGAAGGATTTCAAGAAGAATTCGGGGTTTCCCCCCTGACCTATGTGCGGAACATCCGGTTAGAACACGCGCACGCCGAGCTCCAGGAAGCGGAAGGGGACTCCGTAACAGAGGTAGCCACCCGTTGGGGATTTACGCACTTGAGCCGGTTTTCTGAGCATTACAAACGCCGATTCGGCGTTCTTCCTTCCGCGACACTGACGAAATCAAACAATGGCACTGTCCCTGCCGATGAGACACAATTACGCCGACTCACTCACCTCGAGTAA
- a CDS encoding SCO6880 family protein: MAPYGDIDRKRVSLLYRPMDSARAAAVVERGQNNANVRISSGNRPSARALVDARSAPQTAQEEAQGAGLVNFGMVVTATATVTDADRLPDAVAAVEQTSGTARVLLRRAYGAQDTAFAASLPLGLVLPRHILLPSEIREAL; encoded by the coding sequence TTGGCCCCGTACGGGGACATCGACCGCAAACGCGTATCCCTGCTGTACCGGCCAATGGATTCGGCCCGGGCGGCTGCCGTGGTCGAACGGGGCCAGAACAACGCCAACGTCCGCATCAGCTCCGGGAACCGGCCCAGCGCCCGTGCCCTGGTTGACGCCCGCTCGGCCCCGCAGACCGCCCAGGAGGAAGCTCAGGGGGCCGGGTTGGTGAACTTCGGCATGGTCGTCACCGCCACCGCCACCGTCACCGACGCGGACCGGCTCCCCGACGCGGTTGCCGCGGTCGAACAGACGTCGGGCACCGCGCGGGTTCTGCTGCGCCGCGCCTACGGCGCCCAGGACACCGCCTTCGCGGCCTCGCTGCCGCTAGGTCTGGTGCTGCCCAGGCACATCCTGTTGCCCAGCGAAATCAGGGAGGCACTGTAA
- a CDS encoding MDR family oxidoreductase produces the protein MTNLTYHAYQVGAPKQAAELVTLTEADLPEGDLTVRVTHSSLNYKDGLAMTGKPGVVRTFPLTCGIDLSGTVVEAGGGFAGGDEVVLTGANLSETRPGGFSGYQRIEAGSVVKAPMRLGTWGAMAVGTAGLTAMLCILRLRAAGIEPGSGPVLVTGATGGVGSFAVGALSRLGYEVHASTGKEAEEPYLKDLGATEVIPRDSLSAETSALGKQRWIGCIDSVGGATLANVLSQVKYSGAVAACGLAGGLGLPATVMPFILRNVSLLGVDSVNASPELRREAWAELDHLFSADDLRAVAVDAGWEQLPELSHKILTGTIRGRVVVDITGMAN, from the coding sequence ATGACCAACCTGACCTACCATGCCTACCAGGTGGGCGCACCGAAACAGGCGGCCGAGCTAGTCACCCTGACTGAAGCAGATCTGCCCGAAGGTGACCTCACGGTGCGCGTGACGCACTCATCGCTCAACTACAAGGACGGACTCGCCATGACCGGCAAGCCCGGCGTCGTCCGGACCTTCCCCCTGACGTGCGGCATCGACCTGTCCGGTACGGTCGTCGAGGCGGGCGGCGGCTTCGCCGGCGGCGACGAGGTCGTGCTAACCGGCGCCAACCTCTCCGAGACCCGGCCGGGCGGTTTCTCCGGATACCAGCGGATCGAGGCCGGATCCGTCGTCAAGGCCCCAATGCGACTCGGCACGTGGGGTGCGATGGCCGTCGGCACAGCCGGTCTGACGGCCATGCTCTGCATCCTGCGCCTGCGCGCCGCCGGCATCGAGCCCGGATCGGGCCCCGTGCTGGTCACCGGGGCGACCGGCGGTGTGGGTAGCTTCGCTGTCGGCGCCCTGTCCCGTCTCGGATACGAGGTCCACGCATCCACGGGCAAGGAAGCAGAGGAGCCTTACCTCAAGGACCTGGGAGCGACCGAGGTCATACCGCGCGACAGCCTGTCTGCCGAGACCTCGGCGCTCGGCAAGCAGCGCTGGATCGGATGCATCGATAGCGTGGGCGGCGCGACCCTCGCCAATGTGCTGAGCCAGGTCAAGTACTCGGGTGCCGTCGCGGCGTGCGGGCTCGCCGGTGGATTGGGGTTGCCGGCGACGGTGATGCCGTTCATCCTGCGCAACGTCTCACTCCTCGGCGTCGACTCGGTTAATGCTTCCCCGGAGCTGCGCCGCGAGGCCTGGGCAGAGCTCGACCACCTCTTCAGCGCCGATGACCTGCGTGCGGTTGCGGTGGATGCAGGCTGGGAGCAGCTCCCCGAGCTGAGCCATAAAATCCTCACCGGAACCATCCGCGGCCGTGTGGTCGTGGACATCACGGGCATGGCAAACTAG
- a CDS encoding MFS transporter encodes MPHVATNTKAHSPLPAAFASVMGWSFDLFDLFLLLYVAGPVGRQIFPAQSETFSLALVFASFAVSIIMRPGGAAVFGELADRIGRKKIMVTVLAGVGLSTAAMGLVPTYAAIGAAAPIIFLILRVIQGLFVGGVTATTHTLGTESVPERWRGLMSGLIGGGGAGIGAAMASVTFIVVGQLYPGAAFDEWGWRVMFFTGLLGALLSLFVLTKVEESPLWLEAQEAAKAARASGAAAPVQKMRIKDLLTGKYRTITLLNIALAAGAGAQYYLTSGFLPTLLGPVVAVPTVERGWILLVASLVVVISATATGELSQRFGRRKTMLIIGGINVVALPLFTLAIAGTKPSETGTILMLSCLLAFFANAAYAPLMVFLNERYPTAIRSRGTAITWNTGFMLGGLLPTFVNLLSPTVGDIPGKLAIFLVASTAVFIGVVLISPETRGALAESEPADSTAVVHDEASQNMHPRS; translated from the coding sequence ATGCCCCACGTTGCCACTAATACGAAAGCCCATTCGCCGTTGCCCGCTGCGTTCGCGTCGGTGATGGGCTGGTCCTTTGACCTGTTTGACCTGTTTTTGTTGCTGTATGTCGCAGGGCCGGTTGGCCGGCAGATTTTTCCGGCTCAGAGCGAGACGTTCAGTCTCGCCTTGGTTTTTGCTTCGTTTGCGGTCAGCATCATTATGCGTCCGGGCGGGGCGGCGGTCTTCGGTGAGCTGGCTGACCGTATTGGCCGGAAGAAGATCATGGTGACCGTACTCGCCGGTGTGGGCCTTTCGACTGCCGCGATGGGCCTGGTCCCGACGTACGCGGCGATCGGGGCCGCGGCACCCATCATCTTCCTGATCCTAAGGGTCATCCAGGGACTTTTTGTCGGCGGCGTGACTGCCACGACGCACACGCTCGGCACAGAGAGCGTCCCGGAACGCTGGCGGGGCCTGATGAGCGGGCTCATCGGTGGTGGCGGGGCCGGGATCGGTGCGGCCATGGCCAGTGTCACGTTCATTGTCGTCGGCCAGCTCTATCCGGGGGCCGCTTTTGATGAGTGGGGCTGGCGCGTCATGTTCTTCACCGGGCTGCTGGGGGCGCTGCTCAGCCTGTTTGTGCTCACCAAGGTCGAGGAGTCCCCATTGTGGTTGGAGGCGCAGGAAGCGGCCAAGGCAGCCAGGGCCTCAGGAGCGGCAGCGCCTGTGCAGAAGATGCGGATCAAGGATCTGCTGACGGGCAAGTACCGCACCATCACCCTTCTCAACATCGCCCTCGCGGCCGGTGCCGGGGCCCAGTACTACCTGACGTCTGGTTTCCTTCCGACGCTGCTCGGACCCGTCGTGGCCGTGCCGACAGTCGAACGCGGCTGGATTCTGCTTGTCGCGAGCCTTGTTGTGGTTATTTCGGCTACTGCCACTGGTGAGCTGAGCCAACGGTTCGGCCGGCGCAAGACCATGCTCATCATCGGGGGCATCAATGTCGTCGCACTTCCGCTGTTCACCCTGGCCATAGCCGGTACGAAGCCCTCTGAGACCGGAACGATCCTGATGCTGAGCTGTTTACTGGCGTTCTTCGCCAACGCTGCGTACGCGCCCTTGATGGTCTTCCTGAACGAACGCTACCCGACCGCCATCAGGTCACGGGGCACGGCCATCACCTGGAACACCGGCTTCATGCTCGGCGGACTGCTGCCGACCTTCGTCAATCTGCTCAGCCCGACCGTCGGTGACATCCCGGGCAAACTGGCAATCTTCCTCGTTGCCTCAACGGCTGTCTTCATCGGTGTGGTCCTGATCAGCCCCGAAACCCGCGGTGCCCTGGCGGAGTCGGAGCCGGCTGACAGCACCGCCGTCGTTCACGACGAAGCTTCTCAGAATATGCACCCGCGCTCCTAG
- a CDS encoding SDR family NAD(P)-dependent oxidoreductase, whose translation MTQYASPYTDRTVLLTGVCGDIGATYLSAFVAAGANVVATDLPALSEAGKELAINATRNGPGRAVFADCDITDETGVQHAVDAAIKEFGQLDSIVNNAAIYRTLGGKRPLVELTQADWDLVLRVNVIGSWQVIKAAAPYLAVSGQGRIVNIASVVSRTGAPGFAHYVASKAAVEGLTRSAARELGVDGITVNSVSPGLVDDAATRELNTDAYLKTAAASRAIPRAMVPEDLVGAVMWLAGPQSGFVTGQNLVVDGGGVFV comes from the coding sequence ATGACTCAGTACGCATCCCCGTACACCGACCGTACCGTTCTTCTCACCGGCGTCTGCGGGGACATCGGTGCCACATATTTGTCGGCCTTCGTCGCTGCCGGAGCGAACGTGGTGGCCACCGACCTGCCCGCCCTTAGTGAAGCTGGAAAAGAGCTGGCTATCAACGCCACCCGGAACGGTCCCGGCCGTGCGGTCTTTGCCGACTGTGACATCACCGATGAGACCGGGGTCCAGCATGCGGTCGATGCCGCGATCAAAGAATTCGGCCAGTTGGACAGCATCGTGAACAACGCCGCCATCTACCGGACTTTGGGTGGCAAACGACCCCTCGTTGAGCTAACTCAGGCCGATTGGGATCTGGTTCTACGGGTTAATGTCATCGGCTCGTGGCAGGTGATCAAGGCCGCTGCCCCCTATCTGGCCGTCAGCGGTCAGGGGCGAATCGTCAACATTGCTTCGGTGGTTTCTCGCACCGGCGCGCCCGGGTTCGCCCACTATGTAGCGTCGAAAGCCGCGGTTGAAGGACTCACCCGCTCGGCGGCCAGGGAGCTGGGCGTCGATGGAATCACCGTTAACTCCGTATCTCCCGGATTGGTCGATGACGCTGCGACACGGGAGCTGAACACCGATGCATACCTCAAAACTGCCGCTGCCTCCCGGGCCATCCCCCGCGCAATGGTGCCAGAAGACCTAGTTGGCGCGGTGATGTGGCTGGCCGGGCCGCAATCCGGGTTTGTCACGGGTCAGAATCTTGTAGTCGACGGCGGAGGGGTTTTTGTCTGA